From the genome of Pseudonocardia sp. EC080619-01:
GACTGATCTCCTTCGACGACCGAGCTCTGCGCGGCCGACCGGCCGGTTCCGCACTCGTCGGGGCCGGCCGGTTCCGCGGGCCGGTGGTCCTCCTACGGAATCGCTTCCCCAGGAAGCGATTCCGCAGGTCCCATGGGCCGGCCGGTGACGGGCCGCCCCGGATCAGGACGCGGGCGACCAGCCCAGCGCCGGCCCCAGCTTCGTCGCGATGTCGGTGACGATCTGCAGGTAGTCGTCGTGCGGGAAGCCGAAGGGCAGGGCGAACACCGCCTCGCGCACCTCGCGGAACGCGGCGTGCGCGTAGAGGCCCTCGGCGATCTCGTCGGACGTCCCGACCAGGTCCCGTGCGAACAGCAGGCCGGCCGGGCCCTGCGGGATCCCGACGCGGGCGTTGCGCTGCTCCGCGTAGGCGGCGTAGCGCTCGCGCTGCTCGGGTGTCGCGGAGTCGGTCGGGACGACGACGAGCCCCTGCGACACCCGGCCGGCGGGGTTCGCCTCGCGGAACGCGCGGATCTGCCGCTGCTGGATCGCGGCGAAGTCGGTGTCGCCGTCGCCGGGGGCGCGGACGACGTTGCTGGTCAGCAGGTTCAGCCCCTGCTCGCCGGCCCAGGCCGCGGAGCTGTCGCTGCCGGCGCCGTACCAGACGCGGTCGATCAGGCCGGGGGAGTGCGGCTGCACCCGCTCCGAGAACGACTCGATGCCGACGGTCCCCGAGAACGTGCTCGCCGCGTCGCCCCGCACGAGGCGCAGCAGCCGCGAGACCCGTTCGCGGCCGAAGTCCTCGACGTCGGCGGTGTCCGGGTAGAGCGCGTCGCGGACGTGCTCCCACTGCATGGGCGGGCCGACGCTGATGCCGGGGTTCAGCCGTCCGCCGGAGAGCACGTCGACGGTGGCGAGGTCCTCCGCGAGGCGCAGCGGGTTCTCCCAGCCGAGCGGGATCACCGCGGTGCCGAGGTCGATCCGCGACGTCCGCTGGGTCGCCGCCGCCAGCACCGCGACGGGCGAGGAGATGCCGAACTGGAGGTGCCGGTGCCGGACGAACGCGCTGTCGTAGCCCAGCCGTTCGCCGAGCTCGATCATCTCGAGGGTCGTCTCGTGCCCGGCGCGCGGGTCCGCGCCGTCGAACGAGCCGATGGTCAGGAAGCCGAGCCGGTCGAGCGGCTCCGAGGGCGTGGGCACAGCCGGGGCAACGCCGTCGGATCCGGCCTTCTTCCCGTGCCCGGCGCGTGGGCGATCCACCCGGACGGGGGAACCCGGAGGCGACCTTCTCGGCCAGTGGACCGGTGTGACTGGCGACACTGTTCCCCGGATCGGCCGCGTACGGGCGCTCGGACGACCGCGGGCCGCTCATCGTTCACCCGTCCGTGCGCACCCCACCGGGTGGCCGGACGATGACCCTGCGTCGGCAGGCGGTAGCGTGCGGCCAGCAGTACGACGAGAGGACGAGGTCATGCGCCTTGCGGTCATCCCCGGTGACGGCATCGGCCCGGAAGTGATCAACGAGGCACTGAAGGTCCTCGGAGAGGTCGCCCGCGACGTCGAGACGACCGAGTACGACCTCGGTGCCGCCCGCTGGCACTCCACGGGCGAGCTGCTCCCCGAGACGGTGCTGACCGAGATCAAGCAGCACGACGCGATCCTGCTCGGTGCGGTCGGTGACCCGTCGGTCCCGAGCGGCATCCTGGAGCGCGGACTGCTCCTGCGCCTGCGCTTCGAGCTGGACCACCACGTGAACCTGCGCCCGG
Proteins encoded in this window:
- a CDS encoding LLM class flavin-dependent oxidoreductase; the encoded protein is MPTPSEPLDRLGFLTIGSFDGADPRAGHETTLEMIELGERLGYDSAFVRHRHLQFGISSPVAVLAAATQRTSRIDLGTAVIPLGWENPLRLAEDLATVDVLSGGRLNPGISVGPPMQWEHVRDALYPDTADVEDFGRERVSRLLRLVRGDAASTFSGTVGIESFSERVQPHSPGLIDRVWYGAGSDSSAAWAGEQGLNLLTSNVVRAPGDGDTDFAAIQQRQIRAFREANPAGRVSQGLVVVPTDSATPEQRERYAAYAEQRNARVGIPQGPAGLLFARDLVGTSDEIAEGLYAHAAFREVREAVFALPFGFPHDDYLQIVTDIATKLGPALGWSPAS